Part of the Bos indicus isolate NIAB-ARS_2022 breed Sahiwal x Tharparkar chromosome 29, NIAB-ARS_B.indTharparkar_mat_pri_1.0, whole genome shotgun sequence genome is shown below.
CGCAGGTGGCCGTGGCCAACTACAACATGGGCAGCAACAGCGACTACTACTACCGCGACATCACCATCCTCCGGGCGCACAGCCAGGTGCGGGGCGGGCGGGCCGGGCCGGGGAAGGGGCGGCGCCGACGGGGGGAGGGGGGACGGAGCGGAcgggggagagggggcggggaggcgAGCGCGGCCCCAGCCGGGCCCCAGATGGAGGGGGCGACTAAGAGTAATCAGGGCGGCATCTTAATACAACAGTTTTCAAAATCCAATTAATGTCAAAAGTCCATGCGGAGCAGAATCTCAGAATTTCAAATAAGGTTCAACCCTGAATCGGCCTGGTCCTGAAAGGCGGATTGGGGTGCGATGGGGTGAGGGAGAAGGGGCAGCGGTGTGGACTTGAGTCTCAGGCTCCTGCCTGGCCCAGGCTCTGCCCGCCTCACCACAGGACCCCCACCAGAACTCCCTGCTGCCCTCTCCCCGCCTTTCCAGTCCCCCCATCTCAGGTTTGAATCCAAAGGCGGTGTGCTGGCTATGCCCAGGGGAAGGTGATGGGTGATGGGGGGACACGGAGGGAGGTGAGAGGTCCAGGTCAAGGGTTGTCTCCAGGCACCCCTGACCTGTGCCCACCTCTGCCCCAGCTGGTGGCGGGCATCAAGTACTACCTGACTGTGGACATGGGGAGCACGGCCTGCCGGAAGAGTGCTGTGGCTGGAGACCACGTAGACCTCACCACCTGCCCCCTGGCCGCAGAAGCACAGCAGGAGGTAACAGCTGTGTCCCCAGTTAGGCATCAGCCCAGCAGCCGGGCCCTTAGGTTGCCCAGCCTGGACTGGTCTGGCTGGCCGGGCTGATGTGTGGCTGACTCAGCCCTGAGGCTAGGGTGAGGGTGCAGAGAGGAGCAGACTGGGGCTTCCCCTGGACTTGGCAGGGTGGGAGGGCGGGGTTGCCTGGAAAGATCTGGGGTCTGGTGCTCCTGACCATCTAATTCGCTGTTCCTTCTTGCATCCCAGAGTGTCACAGGCACAGGGCTGTTGGGAGGCGGTGGCCTGGGTGGGGCCTGGGCTCACCCcatctttttcatctttctctctgcAGAAGCTGCGCTGTGACTTTGAGATCCTTGTGGTTCCCTGGAAGAACTCCTCCCAGCTTCTAAAGCACGACTGTGTGTCCCTGTAGAGACCCCTGTGGGCTTGGGGGACAGAGGGAGCCAATGAGGCTGGGCAGGACTGGGCGCATGGGTGGAGGGGATGTCAGTTCCTTGGACCGTATCTACGGCAATAAATCGCTAGCACTGCTTGTGGCATTGGTCTCTTCTGAGTCCCTCTCTTATCCTCACTCCCACTCCCAGCAACCCCGCTCCAGCCAACAGGGTGCCCACGCCACCCCATGCTTGGCCTCTGCCATCTCAGCCCAGAAGATGCTAAGGGTGCAAAGTTCAGCTCCCAAATTTGGAGTCCCCCAAATATCCCAGCACCATAGAGGAATGATCCTGCAGagactcccagagtttgccaagTTATGGGTGGGGAAACAAAGTCACAGGAGAGAGATGATGCCCCAGGACTAGAAGGACACAGCAGCCAGGGGAGACTGAGGGGCGCCTGAGCCCTGTTCCCTCTCAGCTGCCAGGACGGCTCAGAGTGGCACGTGGGGGGTTTAgcccgccctgccctgccccgccCACTGAGCTCTCATCCCGTGAGATTCTTAGACCAGCATGTGGCCCAGAGATGGCAGAGCCCCTGCCGGCCAAGACACACACACTGTGGGCCCCATGCCAGGAGGACTCCCCCACCCTCTGTCCTGAGCAAGACCCCTGGAAGGGGCTGGCAGGGAGCGCCCAGGGGAGCGAGGTCAAATCCGCTGTCCATAGAAGGGGTGAGGAGAAAGATGCAGTTTAATGTCCTTTAAAGAAATAGAGTTGGAACAGGTTTTGCACACCTGAATCTGTGGCTGGAATTAACACTCACTACACAAGATGCACACACGCATCCAGAACTTCTCAAGACTCCagacacagggacacacacacccaccatGAAGCCTCAGATTGCTCCCAGGCACCACACACAcatccagacacacacacacacgcataagACCTAGCAACCCAGaagcacagacacaaacacacggGAACAACAGCCCCACACTGAGGACATCCTGGAGACGTATACACAGCCCCCCAAACACAGACCCACAGGCCCCGGCTGGAGCTGTCTCTCAGATGCCCGAGGCACACCCGTGCGTGTCTGGGACAGGATGGGTGGGAACCGGATCCTGCAGGAGCTCAGAGGGTGGGCCCCACCAGGCCCCAGGCGGGCGGccagggtgggtgtggggagcACCTGGCGGCCCCTGCCCACGGCCCGGCCAGGCCAGGCCTCACGCCCGCTCCTGCCCAGCCGGCTTCCTGCCCAATGCTGGGACTTAACACGGAACAGCCCCAGCTCCCGGGTCCTGCTCCTCTAGAGCCCTTGGAGGCCGTATGGGGTGGCAGTGGGCCTGAGGAGCTGGGTCTGAGGACCGAGGGTTGTAGGGGAAACTCCAGCCTGTCAGATACGGCAGATGCGGTCAGTCTGCTGCTGGCTGGCTCCCAGGTGCCAGCAAGCAGGGTCCTCCTGCGTGGCTGGCATGGGCTCAGGGGCAGGAAATGCTGCATGAATGTGTGAGGTCGTGCGGTGAGGTGAGGCCAGTGGTCTCTGCGCCCGTGGAAACTGTGCCCAAGTCCCCGGTGGGCATTTCCTCCGCAGTCTGTCCGTTCTCTCGGCTGGGCCTGGACCCGGGACGAGACGCGCTGCTTCTCTCTGGGGCCTGGAGATGTGGCCACTGTCTGGTCCAGACTGGATGTAGACGGGGTAGCGAGCGAAATGGCCACCCCTCAGCCCCTGCTCTGGGCTTTTATCCCCGATTCCCTCCAGCTTCACTCTGCTAGAGGTAAGGTGGGTGCTGTGGGTGGTGGGAGACCTCCCTCTGGCTGGATGTGAGCGGACTTAGCTCTCGGTGCCCACTGCCATCCTGGGCATCCTACAGGGGCGCTCATCCCTCGCTTTCCTCTACCAGAGGCTTGTCCCcgccacacacacccctccccatccccaacccAAGGCCAGGAGGACTTGAacagcctccctcctctcccctccccgagGCTCTTTAGCCTCACCGCAGGCAGGGCAGGTTATGGTGATGACCTCTGCCTTCTGGGCTCAGGCTGTCCCCAGCGAGTTGGCACCCCGATACTGGATGCTGAGGGTGCTGGTAGGCCCGAGTTCCTAGGCTCTGAGCCCTCATTCCCAGAGCCTCCTGGTCCCTTGGGCACTGTTTTAACCTGTTCTCCCGTCTCCTGGGCCAGACCAACCTCCCTCCCCGAAGCAGGGTGACTGCccactctctgtccatcactgagCCTGGTCCACTTTTCTCATGACCCCCCCCGACCCGCCCCCGGCTGCTGTTAAGGCCCTGCCAGGCCCAGCCAGGATGCCAGGCCCCAGTGGGGCAGGAAGGGATCCAAGGACAAGCCTGTCACCCAGAACACTCCCGTGTAGACATGCTCCAGGCTGCacgtgcgtgcgtgcacacagGTTCCCTTGTGCTTTGGTCGGGCCAGTGAGgacacagagccacctggggtTTTAAAACTCTGTTGGCCACCTCCCCCCACTCCCACAGGCCCAGTGATCTTTCCAGTGGATATGGGGACTTGGCCGGAGTTGGTGGACAGCCAGCCAGAGGCTGAAGTCTGGACCCAGGCTGCCTCTCTGGGGGTCACTTCCTGAAGTCCTCTTCTCCAGCctgcgggggagggggtgggaagtgATGGCGCCGGCCTCTGCTTCCGGGAGGCCCACACTGCTCTCACTCGGGCCACTTCCAGTGCCCCGCCCTCTCCACCTGGCTCCTCCCAGGTCCTGCCTGGTTCACCTCAAATGTGGTGTCCACAATCTCATCGATGACAGCGGCCTGGGAGCGGAACTTCAGCTGGTAATGCTCCACGCCAGCCACCAGCTGCAGGAAGTGGAACAGGGTCTCCAGCTGCCTGAGGGCGGTGGAGAGGGGGCAAAGCTGGGCCATCTCAGCCCCCAGAGCGCCTCCGCACCCCTCAACCCCCCACTCACAGCACCCTATGCCTCCATTTTCAGCCACGGCCAGCCCTTTTCTGTGTGGGCCCTCCATGGTGTATCTCATTTTCCACATATACCCTGCAGCCCCACCATCTGCCTGGGCCATGGAGAGTTCTGAGGATTGTTTACCTCCCAACCACCTGCCCCTGCATCCGTCCAACCTACCCCACCCTGACTCATGCACCCACTCAGCCACCTACTGGTACACTCACCGGGCTATCTATCCATTGACTCACTCATGGGaccatcccaccctttccctctctcacCTATCTCTCCATCCACCTGCTCTTccctggccccacccccacccccacccactacCCATTCATTAACTCCTTCACTGCCAGCGTGCCTTATCAACCCAGCCATCAAACAACACTGAAATCGCTGAACATCGCGTGGtgcttggaggacacaaacaaaaaagagacagCTCCTGCCACAAGCAGCTCAGTCTGTGACAGAGCCAAGAAGGCAAACCCAGGGTGTTTACACCGGTGACAAGTGTAAACACAGGGCACTGAGGGACCCAGAGGAGGAAAACCTGACCCGGTACCAGGGTATCAGGAAAGGTTTCTGGAGGAAGCATCACTGGGCTGAGCTTGAAAGACACTTTGAGGGTTTGCTAAGCATAGACAGGGTTCCCAGCGCGCCCAGATCTGTGAACAGTGGGGAGTGTCCTGAGGACCAGGCGGGCTTCAAGGAAGAAGTTTTTAGAGGATGGATGAATTCAAGATGAAGACACTCAGGGAAGGTCAAAGTGAGGTGCCCCGACCTTAAGCAAAGGGAGGCAGGAGCCCTTATAAGGCTGCaaactcagagaaggcaggaaaagccaaaactttttttttttaaacaaagatcgctaagtaaataaaaagtagaaggaagaaagattAAAACCAACAggcaaaacagcaacaaaaacaaagaccACTCTCAGTGGAGGCGAAGGTGTGCCAATGGGGAAGAGTTTGGAGGCTGAGAAACCCCCAAAGAAAATATCACAGAGGAGTCAAGTCCCAGCCCACGCTAGGGGCTGAGGACCTGGGATGTGGAGGGCGGAGGGCAGCTGGGAGAGCAGCCAGGAGGTGAAATGAGCAGGACTGGATCTCAGTTCTTCCAGCTCTTGATCACCCATGCCTGCTGTCGGCAGCCAGAGAACATCCCAGCAGAGAGAACAGGGCGGGCAAAGGCCTGAAGGTGGACacgtatgtgctgtgctgtgcataAAGCCAGGACGGGCCAGGGCGATGAGGGGGTGCCGTGATCACAGAGAGCTTGGGGCTCGAGCTCTGCCAACAGcagagaagagcctggaaggctggtTCAGAGCCAGTCTAGATGAGGTGGGGCAGGCCTGGCTTTCCAGGAGAAGGCTCTCCTGAGAGCCAGGCCTGAGAGCCAGGTGTCTGTGCCAAGGATCCCCGCCATGAGCACAGCCATGAGCCCGCAGCTGTCCGGGCCCAGTCGGCCCCCAGGCCTCTCCCCTCAGACCCGACACCTGCCCTCCCTTTGCATCTCCTTACTTCTCAGTCATGGCTCCAAACTTTTTCTCAATGAGCTGCTTCTGTATAGTGTGTTCACTTAGCACCTCTTTAGGCTCTGGATGTAGAGAAAGAAGGGGAACATCAAGCCCTTGTCCCCTTGTccccttgtccccttctcctcctgccttcagctgAAGACAAGTTGCTAAGTAATCTGAGACAATTAATTCCTCTTTTTGTTTTAAGCTTTTTTTGCATTGAGTGCCCAAGATGGAGAGGACAGGTGAGGGGCCAGGTGACACTTGAGGGCCTTTAATCCTTTGGTGTTGATTATACTAAGAGTGGGATTCCGGAGTTCAGATTCTAAAGTTCTGAACATTTTTCAGCAGGAGGCAAAGCCATTGGCTCAAAATCTGTTCACCCAGAAAGTCAGATGTGTAAAAATAAACGCATACAGGAAACTTCATTTTTATAGACTCTCAATCCACTTTGAGTGACTCTGGACAAGCATGTATAATACCTGGACAAAAGCCTCAAGGACAGTTGAAATCATCTCATATAAGACCAACTGCTATAAACTTTGTACATTATTAACAGAAATGAATGTTCGGTGAATTGTAATGTGGCTAGATCTcagagatttctgggagaaatatcaataacctcagatatgcagataacaccacccttatggcagaaagcaaagaactaaagagccttttgatgaaagtgaaagaggagagtgaaaaagttgccttaaaactcaacattcaaaaaaccaaggtcatggcatctggacctatcacctcatggcaaacagatggggaaacaatggaagcagtgacagtcattatttggggggggctccaaaatcactgcaggtgttgactgcagccacgaaattaaaagacgcttactccttgtaagaaaagttatgaccaacctagacagcatattaaaaagcagagacattactttgccaacaaaagtccatctagtcaaagcaacggtttttccagtaatcatgtatggatgtaagagctggactataaagaaagctgagcgctgaagaattgatgcttttgaactgtggtgttggagaagactctggagagtcccttgaaccgcaaggagatccaaccagtccatcctaaaggaaatcagtcctgaatattcactggaaggactgatgctgaagctgaaactccaatactttggccacctgatgtgaaaaactgactctttggaaaagaccctgatgctggggaagattgagggcaggaggagaaggggacgacagaggatggatgagatggtctgatggcatcactgactcgatggacatgattttgagtaaactttgggagttggtgatggacagggaggcctggcgttctgcagtccgtggggctgcaaggagttgaacacgactaagcaactgaactgaactgaatgtggctAGTTAGTTGTTTTGCAAATGGGTCTTTCAAGAATTGACTATCAGTGTGGCGGACAGTCATGGAGTTCTTTGGACCAAAGTTCTAAGCTCTGAAAATTCTCCTGATTGGacaggacttggcgctttcactcctgggacctgggtttgatacctggtcaggaaactgagatcttgCAAACCACCcagtgtgaccaaaaataaataaataaataaagttggtCCTGGCACTCTCTGTCTGTCAGGGAAGAAGTGGGGTGCTGGTACCTGCTTCCATGAGCTTCGTCACTGAGTCATCCAGCAGCTTTTCATGGAGCTCAGCCGCCTTCTGCAAAGAAGAGGCTTCCATTCTGCCAGAGCCCCATGTCTGCCTGTCCCAGAGCACTCTCCACCCTTCCCTGCGGCTTCTGTGCCCCCTCCCCGTGTCTTCCCAATGGGTCCACCCGCTCCATCCCCTCACTACCTCctgcttctctttctccaggCCTTTGAGCAGTGCCATCTGGAAGTTATCCACCAGGACAGCAATCACCAGGCTGGGGCAAGAGACaggagggggctggaggggagaCTGCACCCTCCTCTGGGTTCGTGGTGGCAAAACCATAGTGAAAGGAGCACAGAGGGGGTGCCCCTGGGGTGAGGTTGGGGGGTGTAAAGCTGGGGCATGCAGGGGGGCGAGTCCTCACTTGAGGAAGATGAAGTACTGGATGATGATATAGATCATGAGAATGGGGATGATGTACCAGGCGCCTGGAAGAGACGGGGTGGGCTCCTTTGAGCTTTGAGTCCCTTGCTGATCCTCACCACACCCCGGTCAGCGCAGCTCAGAAGCCCCACTTGGCATATGGGATAACTGAGCCCTCAAGGTCTGCCTACCCAGACAgtccctgccctccacccagcCTGAGGCCTGCCCTACCCTGGGCCCGGCTGTCCAGGTAGATGAGGGACCAGTCGTCCAGGGTGAGCATGGTGAAGAGCGTGAAGATGGTGGTGAAGATGTTCTGGAAGCGTTTGGGGTCAGAGTAGCGGAACAGTGCCCGGAGTACCACAGAGAACAGGACTGGCTGTTGAGGACCAAACCTGGCTCATGGGGTCCTCTCCCCCGTCTTCCTCTCCCCTCACCACCCCCAACTTCTGATTCCGCCTCACCACTCTGTCCATGACAGCACCTCATGCTCCCACCCAGCCCCACGACATGGATACAGAGGCAGGTAAACATGAGGATGAGGATGGCGGTGACGGATGGCAAGGACCGGGCCAGGGTCCCGGTCACTTCCTGGAGGTTGGTCAGGAATCTGTGGGCAGAGTTCGAGACAGAGGCTGTGTCAGTGGGGTGGGAGTCTGTGCCCAGAAACCGATGGTGATGACAGATTTCAGACTGCTGATGACTGAGGCGGTAGGTCTCTGGTTTGCTAGTTACTTTGCAGAGGGTCCCAGCCCCTCTCTGGAAAATAAGAGACTGAGCCTAGTGAAAGGCAGGAGACTCATCAGAAAAGCATTCTGGGAATCTACAGCCTTGTCATGGGCAGCTGTGGTCCTGCTAACCTGAGCCTCCGAAGGACTCGGATCGCCCGCAAGGCTCGCAGGGTCTTAAAGACCCTGAAGATGCGGAAGACGCTTTGGTTGTGGATTGCACGTGTGGAGGACGAGTTGACCTGAATGAGCACGAAGTCCAGCGTACCCACGACCATGATGAAGAAATCTGCAGACACAGGGGTGCCTGGGTGTCACAGACTGCTGCCCAGGCCCCGTGCCCAGGCCCACAGCCCTTCCAGCACCAACACCCCCTGCTTTTGTCACCTCTGGGCAGTTCAGGGGCTCCcgctacacacacacatccaggcCCCATCTCTACCCACCCAGGTTGTTCCAGGGGTCCAAAAAATACGCGAGGCCCAGAGCAATGATTTTGAGCACAGCTTCCACCATGTAGATGGAGAGGAAGATGTAGTCCAAGGCCGTGAAGTACCACTCTGTGAGGAcacggggtggggaggaaggagggagcccTCGCTTaggcccacccctgcccccagcagcccagcccttgcctcctcctcctcgctgGAACCTCACTTGCAAGCAGCCATTTAGGGAGAAGCTGGCTCTGTCCAATGGCTGTGTGCCTCAACTgctctgtgcctcactttcctcatctatgaaatggtgATAATAACAGTCTGCTTGATAGAATTTTCATGAGAATTAAATGCACTTCACATAGTAAAGGGCTTCCAAGGGAGCCTTAAACTGCTTGCAAGAAACATCAGCCCACTCTTATTCTCTCCTTAGTTTATGGGTCCTGTGGCAGGTCCTCTCCTTCACTCTGCTCCCTGGAGTTTTAAGGGCGCTCTTCCCAGctttcccagcctcctccctccagggTCTCCTGGCCTCCAGGGCCTCCTGACCCGTCCAGCGGACATGGGTTCTGGGCATCCTTTCTGCGCAAATCAACGTACTTAGAGCTGATGCGCCACCTGGTGGCTGTAGTCGCAAACAGCACACACTCAAGCTTAGAAGACCCTCCTGTCTCTGGTGGTCTGGTTGACTTCAGcaaaactctctgagcctcactctaACTGCTGCGCGATGTCGCCCATCTCCCAGGGTGAGGATCAAATGCGCTAAGTTGTTTAAATCACCCGGAACTCGGTCAGGCTCACAGGAGGCCCAGACCAACATCAACGGCCTTCTCTACGTGAACAGGGCTCCCTGGCTCTTACCGCCCCGGACCTCGACTTCGGCGAAGGTCTGAGCCACAAGCATGATGGTGTTGAGGCAGACGATGAAGATGATGAAGGTTTCAAAGGCCAGGGAGTCAACCAGTTTCCTGAGCATTCTCCGAAGACCCCAAATGAGCTGGCTTAATTTTTCCCACAACCAATACAAGAAGTCCGAAGAGTGCACCTTCTTGTGGGTCCGTGGGGCTCGGCCAACTGTAAGGGGGCCAGAAAGGCAAGTTCTTGGGGGCAAGGGACCCAGGGTTCTGGGCACCCTCCCAGGCCTGCCTGCTGTCAGCTCATTCAGGGGCAGGCATGCTTGTCCTGCACTGGTATAGAAGCCAAGGCTTGACCCTGCCTTGCAGGTGCCAGTCTGCTTGGGATTTGAGCATATTTCAGGGGCTCAGGCTCTTACACTCCATGCTTTTTACTCACATGGCAGCTTACACATGGAAGACCCAGTCTTCCTCGCCACCCCATCCTCTTGGTATCCTCGGCCTCTCCCTATAAGATGCTTCTGACATATCTTCCCCCTCTTAACTGCCTTCTCTTCCACAAATCCCTTGCTTCTTGTTCAAGAAGCTAATGCCATGTCTACTAGGGAACAATTTGGGGAGGATTATATATTAACAGGCAAGGTTCTCCCTGCCCTCCAACCAGGCCCTCGTTCAGGCACTGGTTCTTCCCTCTGTCCTCAAGAAGGTCACAGTTTAGTGGGGAAAATGGACAAACAGCATCCAGAATGCTGTTCTGATACAGATGATGGACCCCTTCACTGGGCAGTCTGGGTTTGGTTGTATAAGTGACCTACACCAGCTTTCACATTCAATAATAGGAGACATTCGAGAAGTGAACACGAGAATGAAGAAGACAGTGACTGAATGAACCAACAACTGATGCCTGAAGAGGTGCCTAATTCCAGGAATAAAAAATTGGAGGATGAACGGTCAGGCGCATGAAGAGCCAGTGGACTACACCAGCAGGGGAGAGCGAGCCTTGTGAAGGACACGCCAGGCCTGACTCAGGTCTGGAACCTGGGCCAGGCAGCTGgagttgggggtgaggggtgagctCAAGACGCACCTTTGCGCTTCTGAACGTGCTCGTCTTCTTCAGGGCAGCTTTCCGAGGTTTTGGAGGAGGAGTCCTGAGGATAGACTTTGTTGGAGGTCTCGGAGGGGTGTGAGTTCACTGTACTAAGAGAACGAGCCAAGCTGAAGGCTGAGCTCTTTCGGTCTGGCTTGCTGGGCTGGAAGACCGCTGGACGAGAATAGGCAGAGCTGAGGGAGCCTAAGGTCACGGCGTGGGGCGTGTATGAGCCAAAGCGTTGGGAGCTTCCATGACGGTACTCCCCATGGTGCTGATCTCGGTGGGGGTAATCATGAGGATGTGTGTCGTGCTGGTGCTCCCTGTGCTGGTGCTCTCTGTGGTGGTGTTCGCCGTGGTGAGGTGGGCCCTGGTGGTAGGACATCATGGAGGTAGGCCTTCTGTGGTGGTGCCCATCATGATGATAGGCCTCACTGAGGTGGGAGCGGCTACTAGATTGCGTGGAGTCCTTATGGTGGTAAGCCTCACTTTGGCGATGGAGCCCACTATAGTCAGGAACCTCAGCGTGGTGATGAAACCCACCATGGTggttgggctccctgtgttggCGGGACCTCCCATGGTGTCTCCTGCTACCATGGTGATGCTCATTGTCAAAGTGGTCCTCACCATAGGATTGGTGGGAGATGAGAGTGTCCCGGGAAGGATCCTGGGAAAGGGATGTGGAGCCATGGTCTACACCATGATGGTGGGACTCACCATGATTGGGGGAGTGATAGGAGCGGTGGGCATGGTGGGAGAAGACATTGCCATGGAAGTCTTGGAATTCATCAGGGTGGTGAGGTCCACCACGATGATGGGATAAGCCATGATGGTGGGACTCACCATGGTGACGGGATGCAccttggtgatggtggtgaaCTCCACCGTGGCCTGGCCTATGGTATGGGGTTGATGAGCTAGGGTGAGACAACACATCTGAGTTGTCAGTGTCTGCTTCATTTTGAGCCTTTGCAGACATGGAAGATTGATCTGAGACTATGCTGGGAACCCTGGAATGAGGAAAGCTTAACACGTGGGCCCAAAAGAGCCCTTCCTGGATAACCTGTCTCGCCTAATCACC
Proteins encoded:
- the CST6 gene encoding cystatin-M, which gives rise to MARPSLLLPMALALLALCLLALPRDARARPGDRKVGELQELSPNDPQVQKAAQVAVANYNMGSNSDYYYRDITILRAHSQLVAGIKYYLTVDMGSTACRKSAVAGDHVDLTTCPLAAEAQQEKLRCDFEILVVPWKNSSQLLKHDCVSL
- the CATSPER1 gene encoding cation channel sperm-associated protein 1: MSAKAQNEADTDNSDVLSHPSSSTPYHRPGHGGVHHHHQGASRHHGESHHHGLSHHRGGPHHPDEFQDFHGNVFSHHAHRSYHSPNHGESHHHGVDHGSTSLSQDPSRDTLISHQSYGEDHFDNEHHHGSRRHHGRSRQHREPNHHGGFHHHAEVPDYSGLHRQSEAYHHKDSTQSSSRSHLSEAYHHDGHHHRRPTSMMSYHQGPPHHGEHHHREHQHREHQHDTHPHDYPHRDQHHGEYRHGSSQRFGSYTPHAVTLGSLSSAYSRPAVFQPSKPDRKSSAFSLARSLSTVNSHPSETSNKVYPQDSSSKTSESCPEEDEHVQKRKVGRAPRTHKKVHSSDFLYWLWEKLSQLIWGLRRMLRKLVDSLAFETFIIFIVCLNTIMLVAQTFAEVEVRGEWYFTALDYIFLSIYMVEAVLKIIALGLAYFLDPWNNLDFFIMVVGTLDFVLIQVNSSSTRAIHNQSVFRIFRVFKTLRALRAIRVLRRLRFLTNLQEVTGTLARSLPSVTAILILMFTCLFLFSVVLRALFRYSDPKRFQNIFTTIFTLFTMLTLDDWSLIYLDSRAQGAWYIIPILMIYIIIQYFIFLNLVIAVLVDNFQMALLKGLEKEKQEKAAELHEKLLDDSVTKLMEAEPKEVLSEHTIQKQLIEKKFGAMTEKQLETLFHFLQLVAGVEHYQLKFRSQAAVIDEIVDTTFEAGEEDFRK